One stretch of Rhodoferax lithotrophicus DNA includes these proteins:
- a CDS encoding phage Gp37/Gp68 family protein yields MSDLFHDLVPDEHIDAVFRVIQQTPHHTYQILTKRAARMARYFKTRPAPTNAWLGVSVENRKQGVPRITHLRKVPAHIRFLSVEPLLEDVGELDLTNIHWVIVGGESGPKARPMKQEWADSVREQCEEQGVAFFFKQWGGWGVDGKKTGKSCKWPLIEWPNLGRNA; encoded by the coding sequence ATGTCGGATTTGTTTCATGACCTGGTTCCTGATGAACACATTGATGCTGTCTTTCGTGTGATTCAGCAAACGCCTCATCACACATATCAAATTTTGACAAAACGTGCGGCACGAATGGCTCGCTACTTCAAAACACGCCCAGCGCCGACCAATGCATGGTTGGGTGTTTCAGTAGAAAACCGTAAACAAGGTGTTCCACGAATCACCCACTTGAGAAAAGTGCCTGCACATATTCGCTTCCTGTCTGTGGAGCCGCTATTGGAGGACGTTGGTGAGCTTGATTTGACAAACATTCACTGGGTGATCGTTGGCGGCGAATCGGGGCCAAAGGCCCGTCCGATGAAGCAAGAATGGGCGGATTCGGTGCGCGAGCAGTGTGAAGAGCAAGGCGTGGCGTTTTTCTTCAAACAATGGGGTGGTTGGGGTGTCGATGGTAAAAAAACGGGCAAAAGCTGCAAATGGCCGCTTATTGAATGGCCGAACTTGGGACGCAATGCCTGA
- a CDS encoding DUF5131 family protein, whose protein sequence is MTATSRIEWTEQTWNPTVGCTKISPGCKHCYAEAMAHRLQAMGTPGYERGFELVVLPQRLDDPLKRKKADNIFRQLNVGFVS, encoded by the coding sequence ATGACAGCGACAAGTCGGATCGAATGGACAGAGCAAACTTGGAATCCAACGGTTGGATGCACCAAAATTTCCCCAGGATGCAAACACTGTTACGCCGAAGCCATGGCGCACCGATTGCAGGCGATGGGCACGCCAGGATACGAAAGAGGGTTTGAGTTGGTTGTCCTTCCGCAGCGATTGGACGATCCGCTAAAGCGAAAAAAAGCCGACAACATATTTCGTCAACTCAATGTCGGATTTGTTTCATGA
- a CDS encoding RES family NAD+ phosphorylase, with product MQAVTRPVWRITTHRFVDQAFSGEGARLYGGLWNRVGQPVIYTAESRSLALLEMLVQDEPLRAHYVLIPAHLSENVSMEILGTTNLPTDWRTHAGREALQNLGGEWLRRSRSCVLAVPSAVMPAELNFLINSFHPDFKHISLGEPETLNTDMRLR from the coding sequence ATGCAAGCAGTAACTCGCCCTGTGTGGCGCATCACCACACACCGTTTTGTTGATCAGGCATTTTCTGGCGAAGGCGCAAGGCTGTATGGCGGGCTGTGGAATCGGGTGGGCCAACCTGTGATTTATACCGCTGAAAGCCGATCTTTGGCACTGCTAGAGATGCTGGTGCAAGACGAGCCTTTGCGTGCCCACTATGTATTGATACCGGCCCATCTGTCCGAGAACGTCAGCATGGAGATATTGGGCACGACTAATCTGCCAACGGATTGGCGTACCCATGCTGGCCGCGAAGCCTTGCAGAACCTTGGTGGCGAGTGGCTGCGACGCTCGCGCAGTTGTGTGCTGGCTGTGCCCAGTGCGGTGATGCCTGCTGAACTCAACTTTTTAATCAACTCCTTTCATCCCGATTTCAAGCACATCTCGCTGGGTGAGCCGGAAACGCTGAATACGGATATGCGGTTGCGCTGA
- the tcmP gene encoding three-Cys-motif partner protein TcmP, translating into MVKRSDKYSWEVGSLPPPIDPHSLVKHKIVRGYLERYIQVLMSNYNMEKLTLSIVDGFAGGGEYASDDSSQFHEGSPLIALTTIAAKEAELNVGRSKPRKVDAKYYFVEKSSVKFQLP; encoded by the coding sequence ATGGTCAAACGTTCAGACAAATACAGCTGGGAAGTCGGCAGTTTGCCACCGCCCATCGATCCCCACAGCTTGGTCAAGCACAAGATCGTGCGTGGTTATTTGGAGCGCTACATCCAGGTATTGATGAGCAACTACAACATGGAAAAGCTTACGCTTTCGATTGTTGATGGATTTGCAGGCGGTGGCGAATATGCTTCCGATGATAGCTCTCAATTTCACGAAGGGTCGCCGCTAATCGCATTGACCACCATTGCAGCCAAAGAAGCTGAATTGAATGTTGGCCGTTCAAAGCCTAGAAAGGTTGATGCAAAGTATTACTTTGTCGAAAAAAGTAGCGTCAAATTTCAACTACCTTGA
- a CDS encoding TniB family NTP-binding protein yields the protein MYPCWNVFFTPYRATDPASKLRYQVIHLFRQCHVKLLIIDEFHSLLTGTPVKQREVMNAIKLLCNELAIPIVGVGTREAVRVLHTDPQHASRFEVMNLPLWELNKEFQQLLVGFEKVLPLKKSFKTSYSRIG from the coding sequence ATATATCCCTGCTGGAATGTTTTTTTTACGCCATACAGGGCGACCGATCCAGCTTCAAAACTGCGATATCAGGTCATCCATCTTTTTCGGCAATGCCATGTCAAGTTACTGATCATTGATGAGTTTCATTCATTGCTTACAGGTACGCCTGTCAAACAGCGCGAGGTCATGAATGCGATCAAGCTTTTGTGCAATGAACTAGCAATTCCAATCGTCGGTGTTGGCACAAGAGAAGCCGTTCGTGTGCTGCACACTGATCCGCAGCACGCTAGCCGCTTTGAAGTTATGAACTTGCCATTGTGGGAGCTGAACAAAGAATTTCAACAGTTGTTGGTGGGCTTCGAGAAGGTGTTGCCACTGAAAAAATCCTTCAAAACTTCATACTCCCGAATTGGCTAG
- a CDS encoding LexA family protein has protein sequence MARPNNDETHLMRLKDQFAVSQCIPSYASISRLLGFTAKKRSSPACSEVKRQRVLKKSLMAAKWFHYVDFFELPLMDMHVRAGVPDAIDPQTWAKETFSLEGFLFGKPSNSVVIRIRGDSMRDAGIFDGDLAVVERSQTAYAGQFVVANVDGEFTLKELKYENQRPVLMPHNPAYSPIYPKADLSIFGIVQGIVRNYGATKPMQVTSTTGATT, from the coding sequence ATGGCACGCCCTAACAATGACGAAACTCATCTCATGCGGTTGAAAGATCAGTTCGCAGTCAGCCAGTGCATCCCTTCGTATGCGAGCATTAGCCGTCTACTTGGCTTTACAGCAAAAAAACGCAGCAGTCCAGCTTGTTCGGAGGTTAAGAGACAACGGGTACTTAAAAAATCGTTGATGGCGGCAAAGTGGTTCCATTACGTCGATTTTTTTGAATTGCCACTGATGGACATGCACGTTCGGGCTGGCGTGCCTGATGCGATTGATCCTCAGACTTGGGCTAAGGAGACGTTCTCTCTTGAGGGGTTCCTGTTTGGAAAACCATCCAACTCAGTGGTGATTCGAATTAGGGGTGACTCCATGCGTGATGCTGGAATATTTGATGGCGACTTAGCTGTAGTCGAAAGGTCGCAGACTGCGTATGCAGGGCAATTTGTGGTCGCTAATGTGGACGGTGAATTCACTCTGAAAGAGTTGAAATATGAAAACCAGCGACCCGTACTAATGCCGCACAACCCTGCCTACTCACCAATTTACCCAAAAGCAGATTTATCAATTTTCGGCATTGTCCAAGGCATCGTCCGCAACTACGGAGCAACTAAGCCAATGCAAGTAACATCCACAACAGGAGCAACGACATGA
- a CDS encoding GNAT family N-acetyltransferase: MINPPFQVVRLENSHERSPFHSGSESLDSYLKQQVSQDVRRRVTACYVALTANQRISGYYTLASASVLLSDLPIALSKRLPRYPTVPAIRMGRLAVDREFKGIGLGGALLADALTRSLRSEIAAYALLVDAKDDSAAAFYKHHGLVELPCQPLKLFIPFATVTGIASGM, from the coding sequence ATGATCAACCCTCCTTTTCAAGTTGTACGACTTGAAAACAGCCACGAGCGATCCCCGTTTCATAGTGGGTCAGAATCACTGGACAGCTATCTCAAACAACAAGTTTCACAGGACGTTCGCCGCCGAGTGACGGCTTGCTACGTTGCGCTGACCGCCAATCAGCGAATTTCGGGCTACTACACACTGGCATCGGCCAGCGTTTTGCTTTCGGACTTGCCGATAGCATTGAGCAAAAGGTTGCCGCGCTATCCAACGGTTCCTGCGATACGAATGGGGCGATTGGCCGTTGACCGTGAATTTAAGGGGATCGGATTGGGTGGTGCTTTACTGGCCGACGCACTCACACGGTCATTACGCTCTGAAATTGCGGCATACGCATTGTTGGTTGATGCAAAAGACGACTCGGCAGCAGCTTTTTACAAGCATCATGGACTGGTGGAGTTACCCTGCCAACCGTTGAAGTTGTTTATACCGTTTGCCACCGTGACAGGCATTGCATCGGGGATGTAA
- a CDS encoding antitoxin Xre-like helix-turn-helix domain-containing protein — MSAASVLGGEPVLHALPCSVLEWIALVRQGISASAVDAVVRVMGIGQSELSRALDIPERTLARRKKEGVLSSDESGKMVRLAQVI; from the coding sequence GTGTCAGCCGCATCGGTGTTGGGTGGCGAGCCTGTGCTGCACGCCTTGCCTTGCTCAGTTCTTGAATGGATTGCGTTGGTGCGCCAGGGCATTTCAGCAAGTGCGGTAGATGCGGTTGTGCGGGTGATGGGCATTGGCCAATCTGAGTTGTCACGGGCGCTGGATATTCCTGAACGCACGCTCGCAAGACGCAAAAAAGAAGGCGTTTTAAGCTCCGATGAGTCGGGAAAAATGGTGCGCTTGGCACAAGTGATTTAG
- a CDS encoding Eco57I restriction-modification methylase domain-containing protein, with protein sequence MISRLAVTRETRSFDPSCGSGTFPIEIYRHMVGNDLDRGMAEYSDVVSVLERIAGNDLNTFSAVLAQIQILWQILSLKSDIEIHGFPDLLITAKVNSLVESDHWESLSRFTEIDQTKFDIVIGNPPYVRAERSSQALDKRSCLEFERPKSGFPGVSSKLNAYALFLYRALDRWCRSIDENGNAGKVAFILPVSLFDSNDTAQLRKLFEIGGRWRICEIVDLEIIWKSVF encoded by the coding sequence ATGATCAGTAGGCTCGCCGTCACAAGAGAAACTAGATCATTTGACCCGTCCTGTGGGTCAGGTACTTTCCCAATCGAGATTTATCGGCACATGGTGGGTAATGACCTTGATCGTGGTATGGCTGAATATTCTGACGTTGTATCTGTGCTTGAGCGTATCGCCGGAAACGATCTCAATACTTTCTCTGCTGTTTTGGCGCAAATTCAGATTCTTTGGCAGATTCTCTCTCTGAAAAGCGACATTGAGATTCACGGTTTTCCAGATTTATTGATCACAGCAAAGGTTAACTCACTTGTTGAAAGTGATCATTGGGAATCCCTGAGTCGTTTTACTGAGATTGATCAAACCAAGTTTGACATTGTGATTGGCAATCCACCATATGTAAGAGCAGAGAGAAGCTCACAAGCACTTGACAAAAGATCGTGCCTAGAGTTTGAGCGACCGAAAAGCGGGTTTCCTGGTGTTTCATCAAAACTGAATGCGTATGCACTTTTCCTATACCGTGCTCTGGACAGGTGGTGTAGATCAATTGATGAAAATGGAAATGCTGGAAAAGTTGCTTTTATCCTACCCGTATCCCTTTTTGATAGTAATGACACCGCACAGTTAAGAAAATTGTTTGAAATAGGTGGTCGTTGGAGAATATGCGAAATAGTTGATTTGGAGATTATTTGGAAATCTGTTTTTTGA
- a CDS encoding TniQ family protein → MNSRWAVVASTQPDEIISSWMVRTALMQGCDPMTLTFAVWPRWRIWTHDADRFANEDRLDRICVLSGIEKRHVASSKFVSNCKTNLWQNTT, encoded by the coding sequence GTGAATTCACGTTGGGCTGTTGTAGCGTCAACGCAACCTGATGAAATCATTTCCTCATGGATGGTTCGTACTGCATTGATGCAGGGTTGTGATCCGATGACGCTCACCTTCGCAGTTTGGCCGAGGTGGCGGATTTGGACGCATGATGCCGATAGGTTTGCCAATGAGGACAGGCTTGATAGGATTTGTGTTCTATCTGGAATAGAAAAAAGGCACGTTGCGAGCAGCAAGTTTGTTTCCAATTGCAAAACAAATCTATGGCAGAACACCACCTGA
- a CDS encoding LexA family protein gives MLIVHAQATYFLRARGTSMEGVGIFDNDILVVDKAIKPRHNHIVVAVVDGDFTAKCLYQRAGRIKLRAANPTFADIVPKEGQTLEVWGVVTSSIKQFKV, from the coding sequence ATGCTGATTGTTCATGCGCAGGCCACCTATTTTTTGCGCGCCAGAGGCACGTCCATGGAGGGTGTGGGCATCTTCGACAACGATATCCTGGTGGTCGACAAGGCCATAAAGCCCCGCCACAACCATATTGTCGTGGCGGTGGTGGATGGTGACTTCACAGCCAAATGCCTGTACCAGAGAGCGGGTCGAATCAAGCTCAGGGCGGCCAACCCAACTTTCGCAGACATTGTTCCCAAGGAAGGTCAAACCCTTGAAGTCTGGGGCGTGGTCACCAGCAGTATCAAACAGTTCAAGGTTTGA
- a CDS encoding sensor domain-containing diguanylate cyclase — protein MNALSNDSLWAIVGITLANVLEALLGWWLLVRNDYTTKFFDSLTSYLRFIGWASLACLAGAIIGPLSLLLADIISPANLKSSVVIWWMGDTLGVVLITPLILAWRTDTSMRPTAAIRAEGLFLLGATFLAGQAVFLNWFSSYLTETPKGYWIFLFICFVSLRLGPRGSAFAVLMVSIQALFGVYRKIGLFANDVARTDLDNYWTYILILSVTAMAITTSVKASKDALRKLRLKDSALNAMANGIVITDDTGRIEWINNAASQLTGYSSREAIGQNPRDLLKSGEHGNDFYKSLWDTILSRKVWHGEIINRRKDASQYHEEMTITPLVDEDDRITHFVAVKQDVTKRFLAQQQLAYSEALFHGLFQNMSSGVAVYTAVDDGQDFLFKDINRSVEVLEKINRSNVIGKRLTEVFPGVKEFGLFAVLQRVLKTGKSERFLVTFYSDQHIQHWRDNHVYRLPSGEVVAIYDDVTAQKQAEAAVQESHQKLFSLLDSMAEGAYGVDSNGDCTFANSAFLRLLGYGSQDEVLGKHTHELIHHSHADGSHYPASECRMYIAYQKNQSVHCSDDVFWRKDGTSLPVEYWARPILSDGIVTGAIATFVDISERKKAEVEIRQLAFYDALTKLPNRRLLNDRLTQGIAVSQRTASHGALLILDLDNFKSLNDTQGHLVGDLLLKEAARRLVSCVREIDTVARFGGDEFVVLLNDLGSDKRMALAHASMIAEKIRESLLAPYLLNISHDALTQTIIEHRSSASIGGTVFLGDEATYDNILKWADSAMYRSKDAGRNAVHFHEIENHKAQTVPFTKTSND, from the coding sequence TTGAATGCACTCTCGAACGATTCACTGTGGGCAATCGTCGGAATTACCCTTGCCAATGTACTGGAGGCACTGTTGGGATGGTGGCTATTGGTACGCAACGATTACACCACTAAGTTCTTTGACTCACTGACCAGCTATCTTCGCTTCATTGGATGGGCAAGCCTGGCCTGCCTTGCTGGAGCCATCATTGGCCCTTTGTCTTTGCTATTGGCTGACATCATCAGCCCGGCTAACCTGAAAAGCAGTGTCGTTATTTGGTGGATGGGAGATACGCTCGGCGTGGTGCTGATCACGCCTTTGATTTTGGCGTGGCGGACAGATACGTCGATGCGTCCCACGGCCGCTATCCGTGCAGAGGGGCTATTTTTGCTTGGCGCGACGTTTCTGGCTGGACAAGCCGTTTTTCTGAATTGGTTTAGCTCATACCTGACCGAGACACCAAAAGGATACTGGATATTCCTCTTTATTTGTTTTGTCTCCTTGCGATTGGGGCCACGTGGCTCTGCATTTGCTGTGCTCATGGTGTCCATACAGGCACTTTTCGGTGTCTATCGGAAGATTGGCCTTTTTGCCAATGATGTTGCCCGTACCGATCTGGATAATTATTGGACATATATATTGATTCTGTCAGTGACCGCCATGGCGATCACGACCAGTGTCAAAGCCAGCAAGGATGCACTGAGGAAACTGCGGTTGAAGGACAGTGCGCTTAACGCTATGGCAAACGGGATTGTCATCACGGACGATACGGGTCGAATTGAATGGATCAACAACGCAGCCAGCCAACTCACGGGATACAGTTCCAGAGAAGCTATTGGTCAAAACCCAAGAGATCTGTTGAAGTCTGGTGAACACGGGAACGACTTCTATAAGTCCTTATGGGACACCATTCTGTCCAGAAAGGTATGGCATGGTGAAATCATTAATCGACGCAAAGATGCATCGCAATATCACGAAGAGATGACGATCACGCCTTTGGTTGATGAAGACGACCGGATCACCCATTTCGTTGCGGTGAAGCAAGATGTCACGAAGCGATTTCTGGCACAGCAACAGCTTGCCTATAGCGAAGCCTTATTTCATGGTTTGTTCCAGAACATGAGCAGTGGCGTGGCAGTCTACACAGCAGTGGATGATGGCCAGGATTTTTTGTTCAAGGACATCAATCGTTCGGTTGAAGTCCTTGAAAAAATTAATCGTTCCAATGTGATTGGCAAACGATTGACAGAGGTTTTCCCTGGGGTCAAAGAGTTTGGTCTGTTTGCCGTTCTGCAACGGGTGCTCAAAACGGGAAAGTCCGAGCGATTTCTGGTTACGTTCTATTCCGACCAGCACATACAACACTGGCGCGATAACCATGTCTATCGCTTACCCTCAGGTGAAGTGGTTGCCATCTACGATGATGTGACGGCGCAGAAGCAAGCCGAAGCAGCAGTGCAGGAGTCACATCAAAAACTTTTTTCACTGCTGGACTCTATGGCCGAAGGGGCCTATGGCGTTGACTCGAATGGAGACTGTACCTTTGCCAACAGTGCATTTTTACGGTTGCTTGGATACGGTAGTCAAGACGAAGTATTGGGAAAGCATACCCATGAACTTATCCACCACTCGCACGCGGATGGTTCGCACTATCCGGCTTCTGAATGCAGGATGTATATCGCCTATCAAAAGAACCAATCAGTACACTGTTCAGACGATGTCTTTTGGCGGAAAGATGGCACATCGCTCCCGGTGGAGTACTGGGCTAGGCCAATTCTTTCCGACGGAATCGTTACAGGTGCTATTGCCACCTTTGTCGACATTTCCGAGCGCAAGAAGGCCGAGGTAGAAATACGCCAACTCGCGTTCTATGATGCGCTTACCAAATTGCCCAACCGACGATTGCTGAATGATCGCCTGACTCAAGGCATTGCTGTCAGCCAACGCACAGCCTCCCATGGGGCATTGCTAATTCTTGATTTGGACAACTTCAAGTCACTCAATGACACACAAGGTCATTTGGTCGGAGATCTCCTTCTCAAGGAGGCAGCCAGACGCTTGGTGAGTTGTGTGCGCGAAATTGACACTGTGGCTCGTTTTGGCGGTGACGAGTTTGTGGTGTTGCTGAATGATTTGGGCTCAGATAAGCGAATGGCCCTTGCACATGCTTCCATGATTGCCGAGAAAATACGCGAGAGCCTTTTGGCACCCTACCTATTGAATATCAGCCATGACGCATTGACGCAGACGATCATAGAACATCGAAGTTCAGCAAGCATCGGTGGCACGGTTTTTCTTGGTGATGAAGCCACGTACGACAATATTCTTAAATGGGCCGATTCAGCCATGTACCGATCCAAGGATGCTGGACGCAATGCGGTTCACTTTCACGAGATTGAGAACCATAAAGCCCAAACCGTACCCTTTACCAAAACGAGCAATGATTAA
- a CDS encoding MbcA/ParS/Xre antitoxin family protein → MFEDEQAAMSWLKSPNAALGGSSPLSLWLCHR, encoded by the coding sequence GTGTTTGAGGACGAACAAGCCGCAATGAGCTGGCTAAAAAGCCCCAATGCGGCACTAGGCGGCAGCAGCCCTCTATCACTATGGCTATGTCACCGTTAA
- a CDS encoding TniQ family protein yields the protein MAEHHLKKATWSWIVAPGARNTKRHSGIQYCPACLKNDVRPYFRIHWRFAWHTCCKVHGHALLDRCHACNSPVEYHRLEAEDELITVCATCKADLRTASSRGCVSDALKFQLVADDVLLNGIGTFQSSAMSISPWFELADYFVSLIRVAQRGENQTLSEFLKLIGVQLPMSPPMQPGNHLETLQTHDRERLLAALLPIMSVSKDKFDGALQKSNISKQGLAGHGLVLPAWIKNTSASLPRTLREKSTRLSARIDGPRPRYQVKRMMAKLQRKLDMAHR from the coding sequence ATGGCAGAACACCACCTGAAAAAAGCGACTTGGTCTTGGATTGTTGCTCCTGGTGCAAGAAACACTAAACGCCATAGCGGCATTCAATACTGCCCTGCCTGTTTGAAAAATGATGTCCGACCGTATTTCCGCATCCATTGGCGTTTTGCATGGCACACGTGCTGCAAAGTACACGGCCATGCCCTACTTGATCGATGCCATGCTTGCAATTCTCCAGTTGAATATCACCGACTGGAGGCGGAAGACGAACTGATAACGGTTTGTGCGACATGCAAGGCTGATCTGCGTACAGCAAGTTCTCGCGGTTGTGTATCGGATGCCTTGAAATTTCAGTTAGTGGCTGACGATGTTTTGTTGAACGGCATTGGGACGTTTCAGTCCAGTGCCATGAGCATATCGCCATGGTTTGAGTTAGCTGATTACTTTGTGTCGCTTATTCGTGTTGCACAGAGAGGTGAGAATCAAACCTTGAGCGAATTCTTGAAACTGATTGGTGTTCAATTGCCTATGAGCCCGCCGATGCAGCCAGGAAACCATCTTGAGACACTTCAAACACATGACCGCGAAAGATTGCTGGCTGCACTGTTGCCAATAATGTCGGTCAGCAAAGATAAATTCGATGGGGCGCTTCAAAAATCAAACATTTCAAAACAAGGTCTTGCAGGTCACGGGCTAGTTTTACCTGCGTGGATCAAGAATACTTCGGCCTCGTTGCCTCGCACTCTTCGCGAAAAGTCAACGCGCTTAAGCGCACGAATCGATGGCCCACGGCCAAGATATCAGGTGAAGCGAATGATGGCTAAATTGCAGCGAAAACTTGACATGGCACACCGATGA
- a CDS encoding DNA/RNA non-specific endonuclease produces MHHFYRPAIAALLFTSATVSHAAENFSACLQFFAHAKPPSLTQHPTDRALCYDAFAVLHSGESKTPVFVAEKLNRSSVMDAHEKRTNRFFADARLRAAERAELDDYKDSGFDRGHMAPAGDMPTAQAMAQSFSLANMVPQAPEHNRGVWAKSVEAATRKYAARASGDIYVITGPVFVPNIAKSPSIGSGVHVPTYLFKLVYDQDKNRAWAYWQQNDDSTRGSKPISYGELVKRTGIEFLPGVQPRG; encoded by the coding sequence ATGCATCATTTTTACCGTCCAGCCATTGCTGCACTCCTTTTTACATCGGCCACAGTCAGCCATGCTGCCGAGAATTTTTCAGCGTGTTTGCAGTTTTTCGCACATGCAAAGCCACCATCGCTTACACAGCATCCCACAGATCGGGCCTTGTGTTACGACGCTTTTGCAGTGCTGCACTCCGGGGAAAGCAAAACCCCGGTGTTCGTAGCCGAAAAGTTGAACCGTTCCTCCGTCATGGACGCGCATGAAAAACGCACGAACCGTTTCTTTGCCGATGCACGACTGCGTGCGGCGGAAAGAGCGGAATTGGACGATTACAAGGACAGTGGGTTTGATCGTGGTCACATGGCACCAGCGGGCGATATGCCTACTGCGCAGGCCATGGCACAGAGCTTTTCTCTGGCCAATATGGTGCCTCAAGCCCCCGAACATAACCGAGGCGTTTGGGCAAAGTCGGTCGAGGCGGCTACCCGCAAATATGCGGCACGGGCTAGTGGTGACATTTATGTCATCACTGGGCCGGTGTTTGTGCCCAATATTGCAAAGAGTCCCAGCATTGGGTCAGGGGTGCATGTGCCGACCTATCTTTTCAAGCTGGTATACGACCAGGACAAGAACAGGGCATGGGCCTATTGGCAGCAGAATGACGATTCAACCCGTGGGTCAAAGCCCATCAGCTATGGAGAATTGGTCAAGCGAACCGGGATTGAATTCTTGCCGGGGGTGCAGCCTAGGGGGTGA
- a CDS encoding response regulator: MKLGEAKVMVIDDDPVMTSYVVNMLKRMGVGQIMEAGNGVTGLALAISAKPNVILSDIHMSPMNGFDFVRNLRKHPVTEIRKTPVLMMSADDSSDKLNEMIPLGIAGYIVKPPNISMLKVKIEHLLKFL; this comes from the coding sequence ATGAAGTTGGGTGAAGCAAAAGTCATGGTGATTGATGACGATCCCGTCATGACATCGTATGTTGTCAATATGCTTAAGCGTATGGGTGTGGGTCAAATCATGGAAGCTGGCAATGGTGTCACTGGATTGGCATTGGCCATCAGTGCAAAGCCCAATGTCATCCTGTCTGATATTCACATGTCACCCATGAATGGGTTTGATTTCGTACGCAACTTACGAAAACACCCGGTGACTGAAATTCGTAAAACTCCGGTTTTGATGATGAGTGCTGACGACAGTAGCGACAAACTCAATGAAATGATCCCTTTGGGGATTGCAGGATACATTGTCAAACCACCCAACATTTCCATGTTGAAAGTGAAAATCGAACACCTTTTAAAGTTTCTGTAA
- the tcmP gene encoding three-Cys-motif partner protein TcmP, whose translation MSQNQWQALRLPFRCRQWIRVGKKLLSLGVQANIRALYIEKNLSAFKRLSTYLQSSTPECVSSKCLQGDFLNLRDDILTWCGRESFVFFFIDPKGWKDVGVDHLRPLLQRPKSEFLINFIYDFINRTAAMTEWEADIAVFLGASRDVVQALDGHLPHEREKLLLDSYRDGLKSRVPPSTKKEFRPRTAYVRVMEPSKERPKYHLIYLTSHPKGLIEFMEISQGVDLIQKQIRAIKQLDKRQEKSRVRDMFSDEPSTDIEPSSINEAAVDTYWLNFLSTGIQAIDQNTFADIVETTDWFPNTLQTSLARLIANGQINNLDSKTKRPKKTTSF comes from the coding sequence ATGAGTCAGAATCAATGGCAAGCACTTCGATTGCCATTTCGTTGCAGACAATGGATTCGTGTCGGAAAAAAACTTTTGAGCCTGGGTGTTCAAGCAAATATTCGAGCCTTGTACATCGAAAAGAATCTAAGCGCATTTAAGCGACTGTCTACATACTTGCAATCCTCCACGCCAGAGTGTGTGAGTTCAAAATGCCTCCAAGGAGATTTTTTGAACCTCCGCGACGACATCTTGACTTGGTGTGGGCGTGAATCTTTCGTTTTCTTTTTCATTGATCCGAAAGGCTGGAAAGATGTCGGGGTGGATCACTTGCGTCCGTTGCTTCAAAGGCCAAAATCTGAATTTTTGATCAACTTCATTTACGACTTCATCAATCGAACAGCGGCGATGACCGAATGGGAGGCGGACATTGCGGTTTTTCTCGGTGCATCTCGTGACGTGGTTCAAGCACTTGACGGCCATTTGCCGCATGAACGAGAAAAGTTGCTTCTGGATAGCTACCGCGATGGCCTCAAGAGCCGCGTGCCGCCGTCAACGAAAAAAGAATTTCGTCCTCGCACTGCTTACGTTCGAGTGATGGAGCCGAGTAAGGAACGCCCAAAATACCACTTGATCTACTTGACCTCTCATCCCAAAGGTTTGATTGAGTTCATGGAAATTTCGCAGGGCGTTGATTTGATTCAAAAACAAATTCGTGCTATCAAACAACTTGATAAAAGACAGGAAAAATCACGCGTTCGTGACATGTTTTCAGACGAACCAAGCACCGACATTGAACCGTCATCAATTAACGAAGCAGCCGTTGATACTTACTGGTTGAATTTTCTGTCCACTGGTATTCAAGCAATTGATCAAAATACATTTGCAGATATTGTGGAAACAACAGACTGGTTCCCAAACACGCTTCAAACTTCTTTGGCCCGTTTAATCGCCAATGGACAGATCAACAATTTGGATTCCAAAACCAAACGTCCTAAAAAAACCACTTCATTTTGA